A part of Rhodothermales bacterium genomic DNA contains:
- a CDS encoding T9SS type A sorting domain-containing protein, giving the protein HIFDLLGRRVATVLDGIETAGDHTVQFDARGLASGIYLYRISAGSFVETRRMVVVR; this is encoded by the coding sequence TGCACATCTTCGACCTGCTCGGACGCCGAGTCGCTACGGTACTCGACGGTATTGAGACGGCGGGGGATCACACGGTGCAGTTCGATGCCAGAGGACTCGCGAGCGGCATCTACCTGTATCGGATCTCCGCCGGATCTTTCGTAGAGACAAGGAGGATGGTTGTGGTGCGGTAG